One Chryseobacterium wanjuense genomic region harbors:
- the gldJ gene encoding gliding motility lipoprotein GldJ, with product MKKLKLFSLIALSSTLALTSCGGGTSKGGGTKKFVSKTGWKPNEKQGWFFAGKQQKQKGWPGMVYVEGGTFTMGLVKDDVMHDWNNSPRRMQVSSFFIGETEITNYEYREYLTWLKYVFPPSDPSFKEIYNGALPDTLLWDNKLSRNDYNETYFRSPEFDYYPVVGVSWTQANRYCEWLTDRANEKALMQAGIIAKDLYINESNNQGGTAFNMDKFKSNDPEMQGYINEKRMQQKNGIKTTNQRLLAANRAPAAAMVQKFRLPTEVEWEYAALGMAKNREYNQYLGKKPEIQTLVGKKGRDKGMYLENFKMGTGDYSGIAGWKNDGSARTSDVRQYPSNDIGIYGMYGNVSEWTADIYRPIVDEDFSDFNYYRGNMPQAVVRNGDGTYKMVDENSIKYDTLDDGRLVYRNLPGQFERETIADYRNYRDGDRMSSLDYRSTSDSADSKTNMYNGPQRRFIVDASGKVILQRDRKERTSAMTNDIRVVKGGSWQDTAYWLDPGQRRYKDENKAYGWIGFRVAQDAKASDKGRTRR from the coding sequence ATGAAAAAACTAAAGTTGTTTTCATTAATAGCATTAAGTTCTACACTTGCATTAACCAGTTGTGGTGGAGGTACTAGCAAAGGAGGCGGTACTAAAAAATTTGTCAGCAAAACGGGTTGGAAACCAAACGAAAAACAAGGTTGGTTTTTTGCAGGAAAGCAACAAAAGCAGAAAGGTTGGCCGGGAATGGTATATGTAGAAGGTGGAACTTTTACAATGGGATTAGTGAAAGATGATGTTATGCACGATTGGAATAACTCGCCGCGCAGAATGCAGGTAAGTTCATTCTTTATCGGGGAAACAGAAATTACTAACTACGAATACCGTGAATACCTTACATGGTTGAAGTATGTATTTCCTCCAAGTGATCCTAGTTTTAAGGAAATCTACAACGGTGCGTTGCCAGATACCTTATTATGGGACAACAAACTATCCAGAAATGATTACAACGAGACGTATTTCCGTTCTCCTGAATTCGATTACTATCCGGTAGTAGGTGTTTCTTGGACTCAGGCAAACAGATACTGCGAGTGGTTGACAGACAGAGCAAACGAAAAAGCTTTAATGCAAGCTGGTATTATTGCTAAAGATTTGTACATCAACGAATCGAACAATCAGGGTGGAACCGCATTCAACATGGATAAATTCAAGTCGAATGATCCTGAAATGCAAGGATACATCAATGAAAAAAGAATGCAGCAAAAGAATGGTATTAAAACTACCAACCAAAGATTATTGGCTGCTAACAGAGCTCCTGCTGCTGCAATGGTTCAGAAATTCAGACTTCCTACAGAAGTTGAATGGGAATATGCAGCGTTGGGTATGGCTAAAAACAGAGAATACAACCAATACTTAGGTAAAAAACCTGAAATCCAGACATTGGTAGGAAAGAAAGGTAGAGACAAAGGAATGTACCTTGAAAACTTCAAAATGGGAACGGGTGATTACTCTGGTATTGCAGGCTGGAAAAACGACGGTTCTGCAAGAACTTCTGATGTAAGACAATATCCATCAAACGACATAGGAATCTATGGTATGTATGGAAACGTATCAGAATGGACTGCCGATATCTACAGACCTATTGTTGACGAAGATTTCAGTGACTTCAACTACTACAGAGGAAATATGCCTCAAGCTGTAGTAAGAAACGGTGACGGAACTTATAAAATGGTAGATGAAAACAGCATTAAGTATGATACTTTGGATGACGGAAGATTAGTTTACAGAAACTTACCGGGTCAATTCGAAAGAGAAACTATCGCTGACTACAGAAACTACAGAGATGGCGACAGAATGTCTTCTCTAGATTACAGAAGTACTTCTGATTCTGCTGATTCTAAAACGAATATGTATAACGGACCTCAAAGAAGATTCATTGTAGATGCAAGCGGAAAAGTAATTCTTCAGAGAGATAGGAAGGAAAGAACTTCTGCTATGACTAATGATATCAGAGTAGTAAAAGGTGGTTCTTGGCAGGATACAGCATATTGGTTAGACCCAGGTCAAAGAAGATATAAAGACGAAAATAAAGCGTACGGATGGATCGGATTCCGTGTTGCTCAAGATGCGAAAGCAAGTGACAAAGGTAGAACAAGAAGATAA
- a CDS encoding NUDIX hydrolase: MYKVFVNEKKLLLSKQSENLEKTLGYEDVTTLEIALDLLENTSVKELNVFGENINEIWAEFQKLFRIIEAAGGVVNNPEGEILFIKRLGKWDLPKGKMEKGESREESAVREIEEETGLKDVELVQFINTTYHIYVERNGDKVLKCTHWFEMNFNGEDTSKPQIEEGITEVAWKNTAQIEDEVFPSTFKNIKLIIEEFWATKAK, from the coding sequence ATGTATAAAGTTTTTGTGAACGAAAAAAAATTATTACTGTCTAAGCAATCTGAAAACCTCGAAAAGACGCTTGGCTATGAAGACGTCACAACCTTAGAGATCGCATTGGATCTTTTGGAAAATACATCTGTAAAGGAATTGAATGTTTTTGGCGAAAATATTAATGAGATTTGGGCAGAATTCCAAAAATTATTTCGGATCATTGAAGCTGCGGGAGGGGTTGTCAATAATCCTGAAGGTGAAATTCTATTCATTAAAAGATTAGGAAAATGGGATCTTCCGAAGGGTAAAATGGAGAAAGGCGAATCCCGCGAAGAGTCTGCTGTAAGGGAAATTGAAGAGGAAACCGGGCTGAAAGACGTAGAATTAGTCCAATTTATCAACACCACTTATCACATTTACGTCGAAAGAAATGGTGATAAAGTCCTGAAATGCACCCATTGGTTTGAAATGAATTTCAATGGTGAAGATACTTCAAAACCGCAGATTGAAGAAGGAATCACTGAAGTTGCCTGGAAAAACACCGCTCAGATTGAAGATGAAGTTTTCCCAAGCACTTTCAAAAATATTAAATTAATTATCGAAGAATTCTGGGCTACGAAGGCTAAATAA
- the lptC gene encoding LPS export ABC transporter periplasmic protein LptC, whose amino-acid sequence MLMIKNISYKYIAYLFSCAIFFILTSCEEDLTKAGGKQSKNFPSQIINNANIIQRDSGFVTLRAKAPIIEKYELIDSPYTVARKGIDIQFFDKKKPKVPGTIKAKYAKFFDYKQFYEARGNVRITTNEGQKFAMQSVFWDQRKKQIYTHDTVYVTLEDGSTLISNHGMRAKDDFSEYVFLQNSGDFTTTKLSESKK is encoded by the coding sequence ATGTTGATGATTAAAAACATATCATATAAATATATAGCATACCTTTTTAGTTGTGCTATATTTTTTATATTAACGTCTTGTGAAGAAGACCTTACGAAAGCCGGAGGAAAGCAGAGTAAAAATTTTCCATCGCAGATCATCAATAATGCGAATATTATTCAGAGAGATTCCGGGTTTGTGACATTAAGGGCAAAAGCACCGATCATCGAAAAGTATGAATTGATCGACAGCCCATACACTGTGGCAAGAAAAGGAATTGACATCCAGTTTTTTGATAAGAAAAAGCCTAAAGTTCCGGGAACAATTAAAGCAAAATATGCCAAGTTTTTTGATTATAAACAATTCTATGAAGCAAGAGGAAATGTAAGAATTACCACCAATGAAGGGCAAAAATTTGCCATGCAGAGTGTTTTTTGGGATCAAAGAAAAAAGCAAATCTATACCCACGATACGGTATATGTAACGCTGGAAGACGGCTCCACCCTGATCAGTAATCACGGGATGAGGGCAAAAGATGACTTCTCGGAATATGTTTTCTTACAGAATTCCGGAGATTTTACGACTACTAAATTATCTGAAAGCAAAAAATAA
- the porU gene encoding type IX secretion system sortase PorU, which yields MKQKILLLFLIGFVSTVWAQRINIDWDGSKIQDFGDTKINLPNFKNQGFSFSQNNIFITIKQKIGEKQLKVSNPVWENVSSRDLFELSKGLLPDYEIKDVAYYYLDGERYASINVALFKNVKGSVQRLSSFEISETNASNNIGSTLKVGTTGNPLSTGGFYKIKVDKSGVFKITKQFLQDNGINPSSVNPKNFRIYGNGGIMLPEYNQDVKYSALQENAIQVVGEDDGVWNDNDYALFYAQGPNGYNLYNTSNGNGYKRVDTRSDRSENLKNIYEDFSYYYINFDKGPGKRIQPVDVNLPTTPLITRFDNYQVINNDQKNLMKVGRIWVEDTPFTTDKPVTFTTASAIQGGDVIRYRAQVIGYKSQQNSIAFNINNLNPFTVAIPPVNSSGTNDFYPARYSGTITGLSGTQITFNLKPDISVNPNGTFYVDYLEVQYKDNLNFNGSQMNFRDFSLVSGSNTTYGFSLSNASTAEQVWDVTDITNVNRRVNKAAGNTTFNFAYTASDLNFNNEFVAFKADAAFSPQFVGRINNQNLSGLQNVDYLIITTPEMMGQAQRLASYHQTKSNFNVQIIDTDKIYNEFGSGSRDLTAIRDFVTKLNTPLGTLKYVFILGDTSYDYKNRIPNNTNVVSSYQSEESMDVIRSFVTDDYIVMTKPQTNEFITNNLPDLPVGRIPAANVTEAGNMMDKTLAYYNNLSGQSTPFGEWRMKLDFVVDDDNDGGTPFHTVMNNSLVTTFEQPSTNLKEYNVRKLYLDAFQAVSTAGGQRYPQVNQAISNDIGNSLYLFYFGHGGINGWSQERVLTLDEIQNSNNFSNVYSRFPFVSTITCEFTLWDEPDTSSAGEQFLKLKQGGPASMITSSRAIDVGYGIDFTNLYTQNIFKLTSDDFDTLGYAHLNAKKQKGAATDHLKVNFLGDPAMKLSRPKRLLNIDAIETPVPGLIRALDFVKIKGHINKPDGTINTSFNGRVVINIFDKRLNKSTLNNDGNLTPILQYTEEGSAIVKASGTAVNGVFTVEFYVPKDINYAVGTGRILGYADNKVSDVFNNQAVQVGDINPNGINDNEPPKVKLYMNNTNFADGGITDQNPMLLACLTDDTGINSTGSGIGHDITVYLDGQIINTIVLNDFYASGEGNGCLSPSLADYQKGNVTYPFRNLAVGQHQLTFKVWDINNNSTTATLNFEVKDQADQHLVINRPLNWPNPFTNKTYIQFEHNCDDILDVNVQIYTITGKLVRTLSQPVVAEPFLQGFRTPRQAIEWDGRDDFGATVAKGTYIFKIFAKSQNQEKCKGSATAVEKMVLLK from the coding sequence ATGAAACAAAAAATACTGCTTTTATTCCTAATTGGCTTTGTATCAACAGTTTGGGCTCAAAGAATAAACATCGACTGGGATGGTTCTAAAATTCAAGACTTTGGTGATACAAAAATAAATCTCCCAAACTTTAAAAATCAGGGATTTTCATTCAGCCAAAATAACATTTTTATAACAATCAAACAAAAAATTGGCGAAAAGCAATTAAAAGTTTCTAATCCTGTCTGGGAAAATGTTTCCAGCAGAGACTTATTCGAGCTAAGCAAAGGTCTTCTGCCCGACTACGAAATAAAAGATGTTGCTTACTATTATCTCGATGGAGAAAGATATGCAAGTATTAATGTTGCTTTATTTAAAAATGTAAAAGGATCTGTTCAGAGATTGTCTTCATTCGAAATTTCGGAGACCAATGCTTCAAACAATATCGGAAGTACCTTAAAAGTAGGAACGACCGGAAATCCTTTATCAACAGGCGGTTTTTATAAAATAAAAGTTGACAAATCCGGTGTTTTTAAAATTACAAAACAGTTTTTGCAGGACAACGGAATCAATCCTTCTTCTGTAAATCCTAAAAATTTCAGAATCTATGGTAATGGAGGAATTATGCTTCCGGAATACAACCAGGATGTGAAATACAGTGCCCTTCAGGAAAATGCCATCCAAGTAGTGGGTGAAGATGACGGTGTCTGGAATGACAATGATTACGCCTTGTTTTACGCTCAGGGACCGAACGGGTACAATCTTTACAATACATCCAACGGAAACGGCTACAAGAGAGTCGATACCAGAAGTGACAGAAGTGAAAACTTAAAAAATATCTACGAAGATTTTTCATATTACTATATTAATTTTGATAAAGGTCCGGGAAAAAGGATCCAGCCTGTGGATGTGAACCTGCCGACAACACCTTTAATTACAAGATTTGACAATTATCAGGTTATCAATAATGACCAGAAAAACCTGATGAAAGTAGGAAGAATCTGGGTGGAAGACACTCCTTTTACTACGGATAAACCTGTGACTTTCACTACTGCTTCTGCCATTCAGGGCGGAGATGTGATCCGATACAGAGCTCAAGTAATTGGTTATAAATCTCAGCAAAACAGCATTGCATTCAATATTAACAACCTGAATCCTTTCACGGTAGCGATACCGCCTGTGAATTCAAGCGGAACCAACGATTTCTACCCGGCAAGATATTCAGGAACGATCACAGGTCTGAGCGGAACTCAAATTACTTTTAATCTAAAACCGGATATTTCTGTAAATCCTAACGGAACTTTCTACGTAGATTACCTGGAAGTACAGTACAAGGACAATCTGAATTTTAACGGTAGCCAGATGAATTTCAGAGATTTCTCTTTGGTAAGCGGGAGCAATACGACCTATGGTTTTAGTTTGTCTAATGCTTCTACAGCGGAACAAGTTTGGGACGTTACAGATATTACCAATGTGAACAGAAGGGTAAACAAAGCTGCAGGAAATACAACGTTTAATTTTGCCTATACCGCTTCTGATCTTAATTTTAATAATGAATTTGTAGCGTTTAAAGCAGATGCAGCTTTTAGTCCTCAGTTTGTAGGAAGAATAAACAATCAGAATCTTTCAGGATTACAGAATGTAGATTATCTTATCATTACCACTCCGGAAATGATGGGACAGGCTCAGAGGCTGGCGTCTTATCACCAGACCAAAAGCAACTTTAATGTACAGATTATAGATACTGATAAAATTTACAATGAATTTGGCAGCGGAAGCAGGGATCTTACAGCAATCAGAGATTTCGTAACTAAACTGAATACGCCGCTTGGTACCTTAAAATATGTTTTCATTTTAGGAGATACCTCTTACGATTATAAAAACAGAATTCCTAATAATACCAATGTAGTTTCCAGCTATCAGAGTGAAGAATCTATGGACGTTATCAGGTCTTTCGTTACCGATGATTATATTGTAATGACAAAACCTCAGACCAACGAATTCATCACCAATAACCTTCCTGATCTTCCGGTGGGTAGAATTCCTGCGGCAAACGTTACGGAAGCAGGTAATATGATGGATAAAACTTTGGCGTATTACAATAATCTATCCGGGCAGTCTACCCCTTTCGGAGAATGGAGAATGAAACTGGATTTTGTAGTGGATGATGATAATGACGGTGGTACTCCTTTCCATACGGTAATGAACAATTCTTTGGTGACAACCTTTGAACAACCATCAACAAATCTTAAAGAATATAATGTAAGAAAGCTTTATTTAGATGCTTTTCAGGCAGTAAGTACAGCCGGCGGACAAAGATATCCTCAGGTAAACCAGGCCATTTCCAATGACATCGGAAACAGCTTATATCTTTTCTATTTCGGACATGGAGGGATCAACGGATGGTCTCAGGAAAGGGTTTTAACATTAGATGAAATTCAAAATTCTAATAACTTTTCCAACGTATACAGCAGATTCCCGTTTGTATCGACAATTACTTGTGAATTTACGCTTTGGGATGAGCCGGATACGTCTTCTGCAGGGGAACAGTTCCTTAAACTAAAACAAGGAGGTCCTGCTTCCATGATTACTTCAAGCCGTGCGATTGATGTTGGGTATGGTATTGATTTTACCAACCTTTATACTCAGAATATTTTTAAACTGACAAGTGATGATTTTGATACGTTAGGATATGCACATTTAAATGCTAAAAAGCAAAAAGGTGCTGCTACAGATCACTTAAAGGTAAATTTCCTGGGAGATCCAGCCATGAAACTGAGCAGACCTAAACGATTATTAAATATCGATGCCATTGAAACTCCGGTTCCGGGACTCATCAGAGCGTTGGATTTTGTGAAAATAAAAGGACACATCAACAAACCGGACGGTACCATTAACACTTCTTTCAACGGAAGGGTTGTTATTAATATTTTTGATAAAAGATTAAATAAAAGCACTTTAAATAATGATGGAAACCTTACACCTATCCTTCAATATACCGAAGAAGGAAGTGCGATCGTAAAAGCTTCAGGAACTGCCGTAAACGGAGTTTTCACCGTAGAATTCTATGTTCCTAAAGATATCAACTATGCGGTTGGGACAGGTAGAATTTTAGGATATGCAGATAATAAAGTTTCTGATGTATTCAACAATCAGGCAGTACAGGTGGGAGATATCAATCCGAACGGAATCAACGATAATGAGCCGCCAAAAGTAAAATTGTACATGAACAACACCAACTTCGCAGACGGCGGTATTACAGACCAAAATCCGATGCTACTGGCATGTCTTACAGATGATACAGGAATAAATTCAACAGGTTCTGGTATTGGTCACGATATTACAGTATATTTGGACGGTCAAATTATTAATACCATCGTATTGAATGATTTCTATGCTTCAGGAGAAGGAAACGGATGTTTAAGCCCGAGTCTGGCAGACTACCAGAAAGGAAATGTAACCTATCCGTTCAGGAATCTTGCAGTGGGACAGCATCAATTAACATTTAAAGTTTGGGATATAAACAATAATTCGACAACTGCTACGTTAAACTTTGAAGTTAAGGATCAGGCCGATCAGCATTTGGTGATCAACAGACCATTGAACTGGCCGAATCCGTTTACGAATAAAACGTATATTCAGTTTGAGCACAATTGCGATGATATCCTTGATGTGAATGTTCAGATTTATACGATAACAGGAAAATTGGTAAGAACTTTATCTCAGCCAGTGGTTGCAGAACCGTTCTTACAGGGCTTTAGAACGCCACGTCAGGCAATTGAATGGGACGGAAGAGACGATTTTGGAGCTACAGTTGCAAAAGGTACGTATATTTTTAAGATATTTGCAAAAAGTCAAAATCAAGAAAAATGCAAAGGAAGTGCTACAGCTGTAGAAAAAATGGTACTTTTGAAATAA
- a CDS encoding anhydro-N-acetylmuramic acid kinase: protein MKFHAIGLMSGTSLDGLDICFARFEKQDSWSFEIVKAETVPYPKDWEDQLRNCIDFSAAELLELHSEYGFYLGKSVKNFIEKHQIENIDLIASHGHTVFHQPQKKFTLQIGDGRAIKLATDLPVIYDFRCQDVLMGGNGAPLVPIGDELLFSQYDACLNLGGFSNISLKINDTRIAFDIAPVNIVLNKLVQKFNKNFDENGDLARKGKINDDLLLQLNSLPFYQQSHPKSLGIEWCNEKVFPLFETLETVDIMATFTEHAAQQISKVFNENQLKNVLFTGGGTYNQFLIEKIKAKTNTQIIIPENEIIEYKEALIFAFMGVLRLNNEINVLSSATGSSHDHSSGVIA from the coding sequence ATGAAATTCCATGCGATCGGTTTGATGTCGGGAACGAGCTTAGACGGCCTGGATATTTGTTTTGCAAGATTTGAAAAGCAAGATTCCTGGAGTTTTGAAATTGTAAAAGCAGAAACGGTTCCTTATCCTAAAGATTGGGAAGATCAGCTTAGAAACTGTATCGACTTTTCGGCAGCAGAATTGTTAGAATTACATTCAGAATATGGTTTTTATTTAGGAAAATCAGTTAAAAATTTCATTGAAAAACATCAGATTGAGAATATAGATCTTATTGCTTCTCACGGACATACGGTTTTTCATCAGCCACAGAAAAAATTCACTTTACAGATCGGAGATGGAAGAGCTATTAAGTTGGCAACCGACTTACCCGTTATTTATGACTTTCGCTGCCAGGACGTTTTAATGGGCGGAAACGGCGCTCCACTTGTGCCTATCGGAGATGAGCTGTTATTTTCCCAATACGATGCATGCCTTAATTTAGGTGGATTTTCTAATATTTCTTTGAAAATTAATGACACAAGAATTGCATTTGATATAGCTCCGGTGAATATTGTCTTGAACAAACTGGTTCAAAAATTCAATAAAAATTTTGATGAAAACGGGGATTTGGCCAGAAAAGGAAAAATTAATGACGATTTGCTATTACAATTAAATTCTTTACCTTTTTATCAGCAATCTCATCCAAAATCTCTAGGAATCGAATGGTGCAACGAAAAAGTTTTTCCACTATTTGAAACACTCGAAACCGTTGATATAATGGCAACTTTTACTGAACACGCCGCTCAGCAAATTTCAAAAGTTTTTAATGAAAACCAGCTAAAGAACGTACTTTTTACAGGTGGCGGAACTTACAATCAATTTTTAATTGAAAAAATTAAAGCCAAGACAAACACTCAAATCATCATTCCTGAAAATGAAATAATCGAATACAAAGAAGCATTAATCTTTGCATTTATGGGCGTTTTAAGACTCAATAATGAAATAAATGTTCTTTCTTCCGCAACGGGAAGTTCGCATGATCACAGCTCCGGAGTTATTGCTTAA
- a CDS encoding SRPBCC domain-containing protein, producing the protein MNLEGRKIIVNKSSKELVEILKSPENYKDFMPDGLQKFETREDGFKFGLQGMPEIALKIDEVNDQKAVLKSASSSLDFSLTATLNPLNENQTEVQMFFEGNFNPFIKMMVEKPLQNFINTLTDKIEAYK; encoded by the coding sequence ATGAATTTAGAAGGACGAAAGATTATTGTCAATAAATCATCTAAAGAGTTGGTAGAAATACTAAAATCTCCGGAAAACTACAAAGATTTCATGCCGGATGGTCTTCAAAAGTTTGAAACGAGAGAAGATGGGTTTAAATTCGGGTTGCAGGGAATGCCGGAAATTGCTTTAAAAATTGATGAAGTGAATGATCAAAAAGCTGTTTTGAAGTCTGCAAGTTCAAGTTTAGATTTTTCATTAACGGCAACTTTGAATCCTCTTAACGAAAATCAGACGGAAGTACAGATGTTCTTTGAAGGAAATTTCAATCCGTTTATCAAAATGATGGTGGAAAAACCTTTGCAAAACTTCATAAATACGCTTACAGATAAAATTGAAGCATATAAATAA
- a CDS encoding UDP-N-acetylmuramoyl-tripeptide--D-alanyl-D-alanine ligase → MNIEQFYPLFLKSGKVTIDSRKIGKDDIFFAFSGENFNAATLAEKAIDEGALAVIVEQQDFENTDKNIFYVPSTLEFLQDLAVRHREQLDIPIIGLTGSNGKTTTKEIIHAVLSEKFNVQYTFGNLNNHIGVPLTILSIKPEHEMAVIEMGANHQKEIEFLSNIAKPNYGYITNFGKAHLEGFGGFEGVIKGKSELYDYLKNHQQTIVVNENDPIQVQKTENYSPKITFGKENSDYQFELFSEEHFVGLQYKGIKAVSKLTGEYNFTNLCAAASLGLHFGIDFEQIKHAIENYTPTNMRSQVVKKEGRTLVLDTYNANPSSMTASLHNFITFEGSKTIVIGDMLELGEESEKEHKNILKLAQELGFNEIITVGKNFKHVNSSAKAFENTLELIEYLKQNKILSENILLKGSRGIALERSIDFI, encoded by the coding sequence ATGAATATAGAACAGTTTTATCCTTTATTTTTAAAGTCCGGAAAGGTAACAATCGACAGCAGAAAAATCGGAAAAGATGATATTTTCTTCGCATTTTCAGGAGAGAATTTCAATGCGGCAACATTAGCGGAAAAAGCCATAGATGAAGGTGCTTTGGCCGTGATTGTAGAACAGCAGGATTTTGAAAATACAGATAAAAATATTTTCTATGTTCCCTCAACATTGGAGTTTTTGCAGGATCTGGCAGTTCGTCACAGAGAACAGTTGGATATTCCTATTATAGGATTAACGGGGAGTAACGGTAAAACAACGACGAAAGAAATCATTCATGCCGTTCTTTCAGAGAAATTCAATGTGCAGTATACTTTTGGAAACCTCAATAATCATATTGGAGTTCCCCTGACAATCCTTTCCATTAAGCCTGAACATGAGATGGCAGTGATCGAAATGGGAGCCAACCATCAAAAAGAAATCGAATTTCTTTCAAATATTGCTAAGCCAAATTACGGCTATATCACAAACTTTGGCAAGGCCCATCTGGAAGGTTTCGGTGGATTTGAAGGAGTAATTAAAGGTAAATCTGAGCTGTATGATTACCTTAAAAATCATCAGCAAACGATTGTTGTTAATGAAAATGATCCTATTCAGGTTCAAAAAACAGAAAATTATTCACCTAAAATTACTTTTGGAAAGGAAAATTCAGACTATCAGTTCGAATTATTTTCGGAAGAACACTTTGTCGGATTACAATATAAAGGAATAAAAGCTGTTTCAAAGCTGACGGGAGAGTATAATTTTACCAATCTTTGCGCTGCTGCAAGTTTAGGATTACATTTCGGAATTGATTTTGAACAAATAAAACATGCCATAGAAAATTATACCCCGACGAATATGCGCTCTCAGGTAGTGAAAAAAGAGGGAAGAACTTTGGTTTTGGACACCTATAATGCCAATCCAAGCTCTATGACGGCTTCTTTACACAATTTTATCACCTTTGAAGGCTCGAAAACAATCGTCATTGGCGATATGCTCGAATTGGGAGAAGAAAGCGAAAAAGAGCATAAAAATATTCTGAAACTAGCTCAGGAATTAGGTTTTAACGAAATTATTACCGTCGGGAAAAACTTTAAACATGTAAATTCTTCAGCAAAAGCTTTTGAAAATACATTGGAATTAATAGAATATTTAAAACAGAATAAAATCTTATCAGAAAATATCCTATTAAAAGGTTCGAGGGGAATTGCCCTGGAAAGGTCGATCGACTTTATTTAG
- a CDS encoding alpha/beta hydrolase, with product MKTKLIFKKADFILLLLALFISVNFYAQQNKTIKNIVLVHGAFVDGSGWEGIYKILAKKGYHVSVTQHTLLSFEEDVKAVNRIIDQQDGPCILVGHSYGGAIITIAGNNPKVAGLVYVAAHAPDEGESEADNGKIYPPAYKSLIKGQDGLDYINPEKFPDDFAGGVAKEKAKFMAVSQTPTADVAFHAIIKNPAWKVKPSWYVVAKSDKIINPDLERMYAKRAKSTAIEVEGASHCVYISHPNEVSNLIISASNLSK from the coding sequence ATGAAAACCAAATTAATCTTTAAAAAAGCAGATTTTATACTTTTGCTTTTGGCATTATTTATCTCTGTAAATTTTTACGCACAGCAAAATAAAACGATCAAAAATATAGTGCTTGTTCATGGAGCTTTCGTCGATGGCTCCGGTTGGGAGGGGATTTATAAAATTTTAGCCAAAAAAGGATATCACGTATCGGTTACCCAGCATACGCTTCTTTCTTTCGAGGAAGATGTGAAGGCGGTCAATAGAATTATCGATCAGCAGGATGGCCCTTGTATACTCGTAGGACACAGCTATGGCGGCGCAATTATAACGATAGCCGGCAACAATCCGAAGGTTGCAGGGCTTGTGTATGTCGCTGCTCATGCTCCTGATGAAGGGGAGTCGGAGGCTGATAATGGGAAAATTTATCCGCCGGCTTATAAATCTTTAATAAAAGGACAGGACGGACTGGATTATATTAATCCTGAAAAATTTCCGGATGATTTTGCTGGTGGAGTAGCAAAGGAAAAGGCGAAATTTATGGCTGTATCTCAAACTCCGACGGCAGATGTTGCTTTTCATGCGATTATTAAAAATCCGGCTTGGAAAGTAAAACCAAGTTGGTATGTTGTGGCAAAATCAGACAAAATTATCAATCCCGATTTGGAAAGAATGTATGCAAAAAGAGCAAAAAGTACTGCGATAGAAGTGGAAGGAGCGAGCCATTGTGTTTACATTAGCCATCCCAATGAAGTTTCCAATTTAATTATTTCAGCTTCAAATCTTAGTAAATAA